GGCTGCCTCATCCAGTCATCCCAGAAGGCCCTGGGCCACTTGGGCTCCAGCTCGTCCCACAGCTCTGACAGCAGCAGCCAACCCAGGCCGGGGAAGAAGTCCGTACGGTAGAGCAGCTCCGGCCGGCCAGCCTCCACCATCTGCTCCTTGCCGTTATCATTCCAGGCCGAGACGCACCAGAGGCTGGGGTCGGCCAACAGGAGCGGGAAGGCCGCCTGGAAGTACTCGAAGAAATCTGGAGCCACTTCCAGGTCGTCCTCTACCACAATGGCCGCCTGGTACTGGAAGGTGCGGAAAACCTGGCTCAGGGCCCAGCGGTAGTGCCGGGCGATCTTGTAGTAGCCCTGGAACTTGCGGTGGTCCGTGGGCACCGCGATGTCGCTCAGGTCCGGCTGCTTGATGTGCATCACCGCCTCGCCATAGGATGCGATGACCCGCGCCGTCTCCTCGTGCCCGCAGTCCTGGCTCACAATGATGGGGAAGCGCTCCCGGGACGGCCGGTAGTGCAGCAGCTTGTCAAGGCACCGGCGCACCGTGCTGCGGTCACAGGCGATCACCACCACAGGCAGGACCGCGGCCGGGGAGGCCCGGGGCCGGTGCGGGACGGCCTCCGTGGCGGGCAAAGCCCCAGCGTTGGAGGCGGCAGCGGGCGGCGGGAGCCGACCCGCCTCCTCCACCTTCTTCCTCTTCTTGCTCCAGAGGGCGCTGTACCGGTGGATCTGCCGCAGCAGGTCCTTCtggtgctccagctccagctcagcGTCCTGGGCCAGCCGGATGACCTCCTCGGTCAAGTGGCTATGGTCGTCGAAGGCCGGGGGCCGGGtccacaggaagaaaaggagcagGGCGTTCCAGGCCACAAACAGCACCACGCCCCAGAGGACCAGGCTGCTCTTCTTCAGCATCCTTCACAGGCAGAGGCCCCCCCCGCTCGCGTGCGCTCTCGATCCCTCAGGCGTCACTCCACAGCCATGGACCTGCGGGGGCAGAAAGGGGGACAGGGAGTCAGTGAAGTACAAGGGAATCTTAGCAATGGGTCACCATTACTGCTAGTCAAGCCCCAcctgggacccagggctggatTACTCCCTCTAGACAATCCTCCAGGCCTCCAGCCAGTAAGGACAGAggagcagctccagcagctgcccaTCAGGTTCAGAGCCACTTGGGGAGCGTCCTCTACAGCCTCTTCCCAGTGACATGGAGACGCCCCATCAGGGCCCAGCCCCTAGTGACATGGAGATGCCCCATCAGGGCCCAGCCCCTACAGCCTGTTCTCCAGGGCTCCGTCCATTCCTGGTTTTACGAGTCCCCAGCAAAGGggcccccagcccaccccttggGGAAACGATTCCCCATCTGGATACTTCCTCCCCTCGGGACTCTTTCACTGACTACTCTATATTGCCCCATTCTTCATGTCACCCCATTCCTCCCAGGGATACCCTTGGgcccctctcttccctccttcgGCATCAGCCCCTTCAACTACCTGCACCAAAGATCTTCCCTGCCCCTTGGTTATTCTTTAGCTGAGCTAACTCATGATTGGCTCGGCTGTCTGGAGGGGCAGAGGCCAACGCCCTCCCTGCATGTCCTGACTCCAGGAATTGGTTCTCCtacagggcagggatggggggcctTAGGCCAAGCAGCAGAAATGCTCCCTCCCAGattgggtggagtgggggagtcGCATGGAGGGGAGGGATTGGGAACCCCAGGTGTGAGCAGAAAGGGTAATCCTCCCCCGTGCCTGAGGAGGAGGGTCCATTGGGAGAGGAAGCTGAGTATACTGGCTGATGAAGCCTAACACTGGATAGACACTGGATCGcagctcccctctcctccccgcccAGTGGCTGGTGTGCAGAGATGCCCCGAcaggcccctccctcccccaagagcTGCTGCACGAACCTCAGCTCAGACCCCGCTGGTCCCATGGGCGGTAACTGTGCACAGCGCCGGTTTAAGCCCGTAATCCCACCCTTGCTTAGTGGCTGCATCAGGAGCCTCATTAATCCCCCTCAGTGAGAGCCCAGCCCTATATTTAACGCGGCGGCAGGCGTGTGTGTAATCGCACGCAGGGCTCAGCCATGTTCACACCCCCCAGGCTGGTGCAAACCCAAGTGGGGAGGACGCCAGGGACGGCGACCATCGAGTCCCCATCTCAACTCCCTGCTTCAGGGCCATTTTGGCAGCATGTGGCTACACTATTGTTTGGGTACGCAGCCAGCCCtctcctctggggtggggcggggcagttGTTTCGCAGACGTGCAGCAGCGCCGCCCGTGGACTGTTCACCCCAGCgccgaaatgcagccacctctggggtggggcagtcatTTCACAGCTGCCCAGCAACAggttgggacaggaagtgaaggcgAAGCCGGTGGCTCAGAACAAGAGCTGGGAGGAAAACACATTATCCCCGTTACATTTTGCATCTGGAATTAActctggggccagcactgactgcgaGGGGACAGCGCCCCAGCATTGCACCGGGGCCAGCACTGACTTGCACCTCCACCCAGCTCCTTGCAGCCCAGTGACCCCCAGTGCCGCATCGGGGTCAGCACCGACGCAGAGGGACCAGCACCATCTGTTGAGCCACAtccgccccggggggggggggatttcctCAGAGATCTCCCACCCGAACAAGCGCCCCAGCCCAACCCTGCACCGCTTGGCTCCTAGCCTGGGGCGCAAGGGCAAGACACACGAGGATTGTTTGACCAGCCGAGCTCACTGATCAATATTGACTTGGGATGGCGGTTGGGAGCCCGGAAAGTCAGGCCGCTGTGATCTGGGGCCAGTTGGAAGGAGGgcccctgggggctggggaggaagaaCCGGGGTGTCCATCTGTCTCTGCTCGACAGGACTCTGACAGAGATTCACACCACTGCTGCTTAAGCCTGTCCATCATTTGGATTCACTGGAGCACACACCTTGGGGAGGGGTGGACCAGGCCGGCTGGTGTCCATGCTGAGCCCCACAGAATCCCAGTGGTGTAACGGATTGGGGGCTGAGGCATGGGGTGAGGTCAGCTGGGTACAtttcaggggggagggaggggaagaaaccaTGACGCAGAGGTTGAAGAACAGAAAATCCCAGGCTCCACCCAGTCCTGGTTTGAAGCATCTCCAGCACTGGGGTCTGATCTAGCACAGGACGGGGTGCGTGGAGAAGACACTAGGATAGATGGGCTCCACTGAGGATTTCAGTGGGGCAAGAGAGCCCATAGGCCCCACTGATGATTTCAGTGGGGGCAAGAGGGCCCACTGGTCTGATGGGCGGCGCAATCCCACACTAGAGGCCCGCTCCAGCACATCGGATGTCCCTGCGTCCCTCTCAGACAAGCTAACCGTTGTTCTAAAGCAACGTCTGGGCTCAGAGACGCAAGCTGGAGCAGCAAGTTGCATTTTTTCCACCTGGCTCGCCAGGGCACAGAGGATTGAGCCGGCGGGTTTGGGAGCTGCTGACAGCGCAGAGAAAAGGCTCTTTCTAAACTCTCCAGGATCTTTCAGACAGCCCAGCAGCTTGGGCTCCTTCCCTGGACGGTTAAGTCCAGGGAGTTGCAGGGCAGTAAAGGAAGTGGGGAAAGCAGATCCATGGAAGGGCGAGAAAACCAGCCTCCCCTTACTCTGCATGCTACTGCTCCCAGTGTGTCTCACAAACAGAGCTGATGAGTTTTGGGACAGCCCAAAACTTCTCCTCCCATTAGCCCAGCACAGGTGCGGGAAAGAGCGAGCGGGGTGCTATTCTGGCTCCTAGCTAGCAGTGGGGAACGGAGGGCTAAACTCCACCCCCAGGGAATGCAGGAGGCAGAAGCAGAAGGGGGACTAAGTCCTTGTACATTGGGCCATTCGGTTGTTAAACAGCCCAACTACGCACTCAGCCTCTCCACAGGTGGAGGGGACTGGATTATCCAGGCCAAGCGGCCCACAGTGACAAGCTGTGGAGACAGGGAGCATGGGCCAGGCTAGGGacagcagcacagcgccccctagtgcggGCCCAGAGGGTGATGGAGTGCATCCCAGGTtaggcacagcgccccctagtgccagaATGAGGGAGGTACTCGGCCCCAAGGAGAGTGGACAGCACAGCACTCCCTATGGCCTGGCTAAGGGGATGGATCATGTTCCAGGTTAGGCAGAatagctccccaccccactccagagGCAACACAGCACCCTCTATGGCCAGGCTGAGGAGGAATGGCCCCTCTAAAGCCAGAGCGAGAGGGGACACAGAGCTCGGTTAGGGTGGGCATCTCagagccccacctcttcccccgggTTGCTAAGGAAAAAACCAGGgcagctcccccactgcagcagcacagtgccccctctGGTTAGGCTGTGGGGCAAAGGAGCCTGCTATGcaaggctggccccaggccttgtCACCCAACCCCAGTCCTGGTTAATTGCTTTGCGGGGCTGAGGCTCATTTGTTAAAGAGCTAAAAAGTCACGTCAGGAATTTGGCAACAAGTGGAAAAACCTCAACAGAATGGCTTGGGGATTGGGTTaggagcagagccaggggaaGGAAGAGCTATGCATTGTGGGTACCCGGCCTGACTTCTGGGTCACTCCCACAGTGATTTCACAACCTCAAGAGGCAGCGATGGGCCTCGCGGCCAAGGCCCTGCTTGGCTTAACCTTTTAACCACTTCTCTGGCCACAGGAGACATCCCATTGGCAGCTCCGCACGAGGCTGAGCCCATCCCATTCTGCCACCCCCCCATGCCAACACCGGCGC
This genomic interval from Caretta caretta isolate rCarCar2 chromosome 14, rCarCar1.hap1, whole genome shotgun sequence contains the following:
- the MGAT1 gene encoding alpha-1,3-mannosyl-glycoprotein 2-beta-N-acetylglucosaminyltransferase, whose translation is MLKKSSLVLWGVVLFVAWNALLLFFLWTRPPAFDDHSHLTEEVIRLAQDAELELEHQKDLLRQIHRYSALWSKKRKKVEEAGRLPPPAAASNAGALPATEAVPHRPRASPAAVLPVVVIACDRSTVRRCLDKLLHYRPSRERFPIIVSQDCGHEETARVIASYGEAVMHIKQPDLSDIAVPTDHRKFQGYYKIARHYRWALSQVFRTFQYQAAIVVEDDLEVAPDFFEYFQAAFPLLLADPSLWCVSAWNDNGKEQMVEAGRPELLYRTDFFPGLGWLLLSELWDELEPKWPRAFWDDWMRQPEQRRSRSCIRPEVSRTMTFGRKGVSHGQFFDQYLKFIKLNDRFVPFTQLDLSYLKKEEYERSFLPKVYGAPELRVEELQGNQRRELGTVRVQYSSRDSFKAFAKALGVMDDLKSGVPRAGYRGIVSFLYRGRRVYLAPPSDWTGYDPSWS